A part of Larkinella insperata genomic DNA contains:
- the nadB gene encoding L-aspartate oxidase, translating to MPQHFDFLVIGSGIAGLSYATKLAIHFEETGHPVRIAVITKVRADETNTKYAQGGIAAVWAEEDSFEKHIEDTMIAGDFLSNREVVEIVVREAPERIRELIDYGTRFDKEDDGDYDLAKEGGHSDHRILHFKDITGAEIERALLEKAQSLPTIEIFTHYYAVDLITRHHLGETVHRYDTDNRCFGAYVLDTQTGRVEKFLAKTTLLATGGIGNVYQSTTNPTIATGDGIAMAYRAKSVCKDMEFIQFHPTALYEPGKKPSFLISEAVRGFGGILKNMKGETFMENYDARLSLAPRDIVARAIDSEMKKSGDPHVYLDVTHLDFEKFVEHFPNITAYCRDNLGIDIRKDYIPVVPAQHYMCGGIKVNEFGQTNINFLYAAGECSCTGLHGANRLASNSLLEAVVFGHRAYLKTVENFHKAALPDNLPEWNDAGTTHPEELVLVTEMQRELESIMSNYVGIVRTNRRMKRALDRLELIYLEHEELYRQSKVSSRICELRNMIEVAYLVIKAAMARHDNRGLHFNLDIEKQETV from the coding sequence ATGCCCCAACACTTCGATTTCCTTGTGATCGGTTCCGGTATCGCCGGACTGAGTTACGCTACTAAACTGGCTATTCATTTTGAAGAAACCGGCCACCCCGTCCGAATTGCCGTGATTACGAAAGTTCGGGCCGACGAAACCAACACCAAGTACGCGCAGGGCGGCATCGCTGCCGTGTGGGCCGAGGAAGATTCATTTGAGAAACACATCGAGGATACGATGATTGCGGGCGACTTCCTGAGCAACCGCGAAGTGGTCGAAATTGTGGTGCGGGAAGCCCCCGAACGGATTCGCGAACTGATCGACTACGGCACCCGCTTCGACAAGGAAGACGACGGCGACTATGATCTGGCCAAAGAAGGGGGCCATTCCGACCACCGGATTCTGCACTTCAAGGACATTACGGGCGCCGAAATCGAACGGGCTCTGCTCGAAAAAGCGCAGTCACTGCCCACCATTGAGATTTTCACGCACTACTACGCCGTCGACCTGATCACGCGCCACCACCTGGGCGAAACCGTTCACCGGTACGATACCGACAACCGCTGTTTCGGTGCCTACGTGCTGGATACGCAAACCGGCCGGGTTGAGAAGTTTCTGGCCAAAACGACGCTGCTCGCAACGGGCGGCATCGGCAACGTTTACCAAAGCACGACCAACCCCACCATCGCAACCGGCGACGGGATTGCCATGGCCTACCGCGCCAAGTCCGTTTGCAAGGACATGGAATTCATCCAGTTTCACCCAACGGCCTTGTACGAACCGGGCAAAAAACCGAGTTTCCTGATTTCGGAAGCCGTGCGCGGTTTTGGTGGTATTCTGAAAAACATGAAAGGCGAGACGTTCATGGAAAACTACGACGCCCGCCTGTCGCTGGCCCCGCGCGACATTGTGGCCCGCGCCATCGACTCGGAAATGAAGAAGTCCGGCGATCCGCACGTTTATCTGGACGTAACGCACCTCGATTTTGAAAAGTTTGTGGAGCATTTCCCCAACATCACCGCCTATTGCCGCGACAACCTCGGTATTGACATTCGGAAAGATTACATCCCCGTTGTTCCGGCCCAACACTACATGTGCGGGGGTATTAAAGTGAATGAGTTCGGGCAGACAAACATCAATTTCCTGTATGCCGCCGGGGAGTGTTCCTGCACGGGCCTGCACGGCGCGAACCGACTGGCTTCCAACTCGTTGCTCGAAGCCGTGGTATTTGGTCACCGGGCTTATTTGAAAACCGTCGAGAATTTCCATAAAGCCGCCCTTCCCGATAACCTGCCGGAATGGAACGACGCCGGAACAACGCATCCGGAAGAACTGGTTCTGGTGACGGAAATGCAGCGGGAACTGGAGTCGATTATGTCGAACTACGTCGGCATTGTCCGCACCAACCGCCGGATGAAGCGGGCGCTGGACCGGCTGGAACTTATCTATCTGGAGCACGAAGAGCTTTACCGCCAGTCGAAGGTGTCGAGCCGGATCTGCGAACTGCGCAACATGATTGAAGTGGCGTATCTGGTGATTAAAGCTGCGATGGCCCGGCACGACAACCGGGGGCTGCACTTCAACCTGGACATCGAGAAGCAGGAGACGGTCTAA
- the nadA gene encoding quinolinate synthase NadA yields the protein MDEIRRMKKEKNAVILAHYYVDSDIQDLADYIGDSLGLSQQAAATDAEMIVFCGVHFMGETAKILSPDKKVVIPDLNAGCSLADSAPADEFAAFKAKYPDHLVISYINCSAEIKALSDIICTSSNAVKIVESLPKDQKIIFAPDANLGRFVAKKTGREMVLWDGACIVHIDISQEKLTALRLKYPGAKFIAHPECQEHILSQADFVGSTTALLKYVVDQPDEVFIVGTEAGILHKMKQAVPNKKIIPAPASENNTCACSECPYMKMNTLEKLYNTLYYEKPEIFVPEDVRVKAEASVLRMLEMSKGL from the coding sequence ATGGACGAAATCCGGCGGATGAAAAAAGAAAAAAACGCTGTGATTCTGGCCCACTATTACGTCGACAGCGACATCCAGGATTTGGCCGATTACATTGGCGACAGCCTGGGTTTGTCGCAGCAGGCAGCCGCCACCGACGCCGAAATGATTGTGTTCTGCGGGGTTCACTTTATGGGTGAAACCGCCAAAATTCTTTCACCCGACAAGAAAGTTGTCATTCCGGACCTGAACGCGGGTTGTTCGCTGGCGGATTCGGCGCCGGCGGATGAATTTGCGGCTTTCAAGGCCAAGTATCCGGATCACCTCGTGATCAGCTACATCAACTGCTCGGCGGAAATCAAAGCGCTGTCGGACATTATCTGCACGTCTTCCAACGCCGTCAAGATTGTCGAAAGCCTGCCCAAAGACCAGAAGATTATTTTCGCACCGGATGCCAACCTGGGCCGTTTCGTCGCCAAGAAAACCGGTCGGGAGATGGTGCTCTGGGACGGTGCCTGCATCGTTCACATCGACATTTCGCAGGAAAAGCTGACGGCTTTGCGGCTGAAATACCCGGGTGCCAAGTTTATTGCCCACCCCGAGTGTCAGGAACACATTCTGAGCCAAGCCGACTTCGTGGGGTCCACTACGGCTTTGCTAAAATACGTGGTCGATCAGCCCGATGAGGTGTTTATCGTCGGTACCGAAGCCGGTATTCTGCACAAGATGAAGCAGGCCGTTCCGAACAAGAAAATTATTCCGGCTCCGGCCAGCGAGAACAACACCTGCGCCTGTTCGGAGTGTCCGTACATGAAAATGAACACGCTCGAAAAGCTTTATAACACGTTGTATTACGAAAAACCGGAGATTTTTGTTCCGGAAGACGTGCGTGTAAAAGCCGAAGCTTCGGTGCTACGGATGCTGGAAATGAGCAAGGGATTGTAA
- the nadC gene encoding carboxylating nicotinate-nucleotide diphosphorylase codes for MTLQEFIQSALAEDVGDGDHTSLSTIPADAKRRARLLVKQDGILAGVEVAEAVFREVDPELEVHVNMQDGSAIHYGDIVLTVNGRAQSILKAERLVLNCMQRMSGIATHTRTMVSLLEGTKAKLLDTRKTTPNFRVCEKMAVKIGGAVNHRFGLFDMILIKDNHIDYAGGIEAAVTKAVEYLETTGRSLPIEVEVRNQQEVEEVLRLGHVDRMLLDNFEPEELKKMVQLIDGRVVTEASGGINDTNLRAYAETGVDYISSGALTHQVKSLDMSLKAY; via the coding sequence ATGACATTACAGGAATTTATTCAGTCTGCCCTGGCCGAAGATGTCGGCGATGGCGATCATACCTCCCTCTCGACCATCCCGGCCGACGCCAAACGGCGCGCCCGGCTGCTGGTCAAGCAGGACGGTATTCTGGCGGGTGTTGAAGTGGCCGAAGCGGTTTTCCGGGAAGTAGACCCGGAGCTGGAAGTCCACGTGAATATGCAGGATGGCTCGGCAATCCATTACGGCGACATTGTGTTGACGGTCAACGGCCGGGCCCAGTCCATTCTGAAAGCCGAGCGGCTGGTGCTGAACTGCATGCAGCGCATGAGCGGGATCGCCACCCATACGCGTACGATGGTGAGTTTGCTGGAAGGTACCAAAGCCAAGCTGCTGGACACGCGCAAGACCACGCCCAATTTTCGCGTATGCGAAAAAATGGCGGTCAAGATTGGCGGAGCCGTCAACCACCGGTTTGGCTTGTTTGATATGATCCTGATCAAGGACAATCACATCGACTACGCCGGAGGCATTGAAGCCGCCGTGACCAAAGCCGTTGAATACCTCGAAACAACCGGCCGTTCGTTACCGATTGAAGTGGAGGTTCGGAACCAGCAGGAAGTCGAAGAAGTGCTCCGGCTCGGTCACGTCGACCGTATGTTGCTGGACAACTTTGAACCGGAAGAACTGAAAAAGATGGTTCAACTGATCGACGGACGGGTCGTTACGGAAGCTTCGGGCGGCATCAACGACACCAACCTGCGGGCCTACGCCGAGACCGGCGTTGATTATATTTCGTCCGGCGCCCTGACCCACCAAGTCAAGAGCCTCGACATGAGCTTGAAAGCGTATTGA